The Halichoerus grypus chromosome 9, mHalGry1.hap1.1, whole genome shotgun sequence genome has a window encoding:
- the GFOD1 gene encoding glucose-fructose oxidoreductase domain-containing protein 1 isoform X2, with product MMSAAHYYPKLMSIMGNVLRFLPAFVRMKQLIEEGYVGELLVCEVQVHSGSLLGKKYNWSCDDLMGGGGLHSVGTYIIDLLTFLTGQKAVKVHGLLKTFVKQTDHIKGIRQITSDDFCTFQMVLEGGVCCTVTLNFNVPGDFKQDVTVVGSAGRLLAVGTDLYGQRNGAPRQELLLQDATPVSNSLLPEKAFSDIPSPYLRGTIKMMQAVRQAFQDQDDRRTWDGRPLTMAATFDDCLYALCVVDTIKRSSQTGEWQNIAIMTEEPELSPAYLISEAMRRSRMSLYC from the coding sequence ATGATGTCGGCCGCGCACTACTACCCCAAGCTCATGAGCATCATGGGCAACGTGCTGCGCTTCCTGCCGGCCTTCGTGCGCATGAAGCAGCTCATCGAGGAGGGCTACGTGGGCGAGCTGCTGGTGTGCGAGGTGCAGGTGCACAGCGGCAGCCTGCTGGGCAAGAAGTACAACTGGAGCTGCGACGACCTGATGGGCGGCGGCGGCCTGCACTCGGTGGGCACCTACATCATCGACCTGCTCACCTTCCTCACCGGCCAGAAGGCCGTCAAGGTCCACGGGCTGCTCAAGACCTTTGTGAAGCAGACCGACCACATCAAGGGCATCCGCCAGATCACCAGCGACGACTTCTGCACCTTCCAGATGGTGCTGGAGGGCGGGGTGTGCTGCACCGTCACCCTCAACTTCAACGTGCCCGGCGACTTCAAGCAGGACGTGACCGTGGTGGGCTCGGCCGGGCGCCTGCTGGCGGTGGGCACGGACCTGTACGGGCAGCGCAACGGCGCCCCGCGGCAGGAGCTGCTGCTGCAGGACGCCACGCCCGTCAGCAACTCCCTGCTGCCCGAGAAGGCCTTCAGCGACATCCCGTCGCCCTACCTGCGCGGCACCATCAAGATGATGCAGGCCGTGCGCCAGGCCTTCCAGGACCAGGACGACCGGCGCACGTGGGACGGGCGGCCGCTCACCATGGCCGCCACCTTCGATGACTGCCTGTACGCCCTGTGCGTGGTGGACACCATCAAGAGGTCCAGCCAGACGGGCGAGTGGCAGAACATTGCCATCATGACCGAGGAGCCCGAGCTGAGCCCCGCCTACCTGATCAGCGAGGCCATGCGACGCAGCAGGATGTCCCTGTACTGTTAG